In a genomic window of Seriola aureovittata isolate HTS-2021-v1 ecotype China chromosome 11, ASM2101889v1, whole genome shotgun sequence:
- the rftn2 gene encoding raftlin-2, with protein MGCGLRKLEDPEDSSPGKIYSTLKRPQVETKTDTVFEYVLLDFSLEGSRPTVQYVASLSELPQALQPYYTQGYVLSALHPIILSVGRTRSLPFSLLYRAILARPRPSKQTASMCHSVPVLRVEEWPLPGDSLTGDTVRALIDRVNSSARGGVRFVGSVLQQVSGITNGRVHSPKRGCRSPPRTPPRTPPGDRELEENTYSPDLRLLVFFHSWAPGCAPLDSLACQYHQGALSMRVSRKGQVVSALEADWLELTAAYYRKGWSLVDSFVYWDTPKGEPVPRSLEGLFVYEERSTSPPANDTIVVEQWTVIEGSNVKTDYGPLLHTLAEFGWLLTCVLPTPIIRHDSDGNLATKQVVFLQRPVRSQTSGQQRNQALSVHGDVSSRSVSRSVSGPVPPEELSPTAGGIGGFPVFGGGYPSALSHLEEGGFEQEEGKAEVTCM; from the exons ATGGGCTGCGGCTTGAGGAAACTGGAAGACCCGGAGGACAGCAGCCCCGGGAAAATTTACTCCACCTTAAAGAGACCACAAGTGGAGACCAAAACGGATACTGTGTTCGAGTATGTGCTGCTGGACTTCAGCTTGGAAG gcagCCGCCCGACCGTCCAGTACGTGGCCTCGCTGTCCGAGCTGCCGCAGGCCCTGCAGCCCTACTACACGCAGGGCTACGTCCTGTCCGCCCTGCACCCCATCATCCTGTCTGTGGGCCGGACGCGCTCGCTGCCGTTCAGCCTGCTGTACCGCGCCATCCTGGCCCGTCCCAGACCCAG taaGCAGACGGCGTCCATGTGTCACAGCGTGCCGGTGCTGAGGGTGGAGGAGTGGCCTCTACCTGGAGACTCCCTGACAGGTGACACTGTCAGAGCGCTCATCGACAGG GTGAACAGCAGCGCCCGAGGGGGCGTTCGATTCGTCGGCTCGGTCCTCCAGCAGGTGAGCGGCATCACAAACGGCAGGGTGCACAGTCCGAAGAGGGGCTGTCGCTCCCCTCCACGCACCCCTCCCCGAACCccacctggagacagagagctggaggagaacacCTACAGTCCAG ACCTGAGGCTGCTGGTCTTCTTCCACTCCTGGGCTCCGGGCTGTGCTCCTCTGGACTCGCTGGCCTGTCAGTACCACCAGGGGGCGCTCTCCATGCGCGTCTCCAGGAAGGGTCAGGTGGTCAGCGCCCTGGAGGCCGACTGGCTGGAGCTGACGGCCGCCTACTACCGCAAGGGCTGGTCGCTGGTGGACTCCTTCGTCTACTGGGACACGCCTAAAG gtgagCCGGTGCCCAGATCACTGGAGGGGCTGTTTGTGTATGAAGAGAGGAGCACCTCTCCTCCCGCCAACGACACCATCGTGGTGGAGCAGTGGACAGTGATCGAG GGCTCCAATGTGAAAACTGACTACGGGCCCCTCCTTCACACTCTGGCTGAGTTCGGTTGGCTGCTCACATGTGTGCTGCCCACGCCCATCATCCGACACGACAG TGACGGGAACCTGGCCACAAAGCAGGTGGTGTTTCTCCAGAGGCCGGTCAGAAGTCAAACATCTGGACAACAGAGGAACCAG GCTCTGTCGGTGCACGGCGACGTGTCCAGCCGCTCCGTCAGCCGCTCCGTCAGCGGCCCCGTCCCTCCGGAGGAGCTCTCCCCCACCGCGGGAGGCATCGGGGGGTTCCCCGTGTTCGGAGGGGGGTATCCCAGCGCCCTGTCCCACCTGGAGGAAGGCGGCTtcgagcaggaggaggggaaggcGGAGGTCACCTGTATGTGA
- the LOC130177378 gene encoding MOB-like protein phocein isoform X1, translated as MVMAEGTAVLRRNRPGTKAKDFYNWPDESFEEMDSTLAVQQYIQQNIRSDCSNIDKILEPPEGQDEGVWKYEHLRQFCLELNGLAVKLQSECHPDTCTQMTATEQWIFLCAAHKTPKECPAIDYTRHTLDGAACLLNSNKYFPSRVSIKESSVAKLGSVCRRIYRIFSHAYFHHRQIFDKYENETFLCHRFTRFVMKYNLMSKDNLIVPILEEEVQNTSSAGESEA; from the exons ATGGTCATGGCGGAGGGTACTGCAGTTCTCAGGAGGAATCGGCCTGGAACCAAGgcaaag GATTTCTACAACTGGCCGGATGAATCATTTGAGGAGATGGACAGCACCCTGGCTGtccaacag TACATTCAGCAGAACATCAGATCAGATTGCTCCAATATCGACAAAATCCTGGAGCCTCCAGAGGGTCAGGACGAGGGGGTGTGGAAGTATGAACACCTCAG GCAGTTCTGTCTGGAGCTCAATGGATTAGCTGTGAAACTGCAG AGCGAGTGCCATCCAGACACCTGCACCCAGATGACCGCCACAGAGCAGTGGATCTTTTTATGTGCTGCCCACAAGACACCCAAAGAG TGCCCTGCCATTGATTACACCAGGCACACGCTGGACGGAGCTGCCTGTCTTCTCAATAGCAACAAATACTTCCCCAGCAG GGTGAGCATCAAGGAGTCATCGGTGGCCAAGCTGGGCTCCGTCTGTCGTCGCATCTATAGGATATTCTCTCATGCCTACTTCCATCACCGCCAGATATTTGACAAGTATGAG aaTGAAACGTTCCTGTGTCACCGGTTCACACGCTTCGTCATGAAGTACAACCTGATGTCCAAGGACAACCTGATTGTGCCGATCCTGGAGGAGGAAGTGCAGAACACCTCATCAGCCGGGGAGAGCGAGGCCTAA
- the LOC130177378 gene encoding MOB-like protein phocein isoform X3 encodes MAFRKFLPLFDRVLVERFTAETVTKGGIMLPEKAQGKVLEATVVAVGPGSVNPDFYNWPDESFEEMDSTLAVQQYIQQNIRSDCSNIDKILEPPEGQDEGVWKYEHLRQFCLELNGLAVKLQSECHPDTCTQMTATEQWIFLCAAHKTPKECPAIDYTRHTLDGAACLLNSNKYFPSRVSIKESSVAKLGSVCRRIYRIFSHAYFHHRQIFDKYENETFLCHRFTRFVMKYNLMSKDNLIVPILEEEVQNTSSAGESEA; translated from the exons ATG GCCTTCAGAAAATTCCTGCCCTTGTTTGACCGTGTGCTGGTGGAGCGCTTCACAGCGGAGACGGTAACGAAGGGAGGCATCATGCTGCCGGAGAAGGCTCAAGGCAAAGTGCTGGAGGCCACCGTAGTGGCAGTAGGACCTGGCTCTGTCAACCCG GATTTCTACAACTGGCCGGATGAATCATTTGAGGAGATGGACAGCACCCTGGCTGtccaacag TACATTCAGCAGAACATCAGATCAGATTGCTCCAATATCGACAAAATCCTGGAGCCTCCAGAGGGTCAGGACGAGGGGGTGTGGAAGTATGAACACCTCAG GCAGTTCTGTCTGGAGCTCAATGGATTAGCTGTGAAACTGCAG AGCGAGTGCCATCCAGACACCTGCACCCAGATGACCGCCACAGAGCAGTGGATCTTTTTATGTGCTGCCCACAAGACACCCAAAGAG TGCCCTGCCATTGATTACACCAGGCACACGCTGGACGGAGCTGCCTGTCTTCTCAATAGCAACAAATACTTCCCCAGCAG GGTGAGCATCAAGGAGTCATCGGTGGCCAAGCTGGGCTCCGTCTGTCGTCGCATCTATAGGATATTCTCTCATGCCTACTTCCATCACCGCCAGATATTTGACAAGTATGAG aaTGAAACGTTCCTGTGTCACCGGTTCACACGCTTCGTCATGAAGTACAACCTGATGTCCAAGGACAACCTGATTGTGCCGATCCTGGAGGAGGAAGTGCAGAACACCTCATCAGCCGGGGAGAGCGAGGCCTAA
- the LOC130177378 gene encoding 10 kDa heat shock protein, mitochondrial isoform X2: MAFRKFLPLFDRVLVERFTAETVTKGGIMLPEKAQGKVLEATVVAVGPGSVNPKGNVTPVSVKVGEKVLLPEYGGTKVILDNKDYFLFRDGDILGKYVE, from the exons ATG GCCTTCAGAAAATTCCTGCCCTTGTTTGACCGTGTGCTGGTGGAGCGCTTCACAGCGGAGACGGTAACGAAGGGAGGCATCATGCTGCCGGAGAAGGCTCAAGGCAAAGTGCTGGAGGCCACCGTAGTGGCAGTAGGACCTGGCTCTGTCAACCCG AAAGGGAACGTGACACCAGTCAGTGTGAAGGTCGGAGAGAAGGTTCTCCTACCAGAGTACGGTGGAACTAAAGTCATACTGGACAACAAG GACTACTTCCTGTTCCGTGACGGAGATATCCTTGGGAAATACGTCGAATGA